AAGTCAGTATTTAATATAGGTGATGAGTTTGATGGAGTTGTAAAAAATATCGTTGATTTTGGTGTATTTATTGAACTTAAAGATGGAGTAGATGGATTACTCCACATATCAAAAATAAAGACGCCGTTTAATGTCGGTGATCGCGTTAAAGTGTATGTAAGCGAACAAAAAGGTAATAAAATTTCGCTTAGCTTGGTTGAATAAATTTTAAAGGATAAATATGAAGTATAAAAAGATCTTATTTCCAATTGGTGCAGGAGATGACATTGAGCCTAGAATTTATGGTGCTTTAAAAGTAGCAAAATGGCTAAAGACACACATCGAAGTTATGGCGTTTCAGCTTGATCCAAGTATAGTTTATAATATGAAGATGACGCTTCGTGGAGGTGTTTTGTTTGAGGAATTTTTAAAATCAGCCAAGTCTGAGCTAGAAGAAGAAAGCAAACAAAATGAAAATTTATTTAAAAAAATATGTGCCGATTTAGATATAAAGATTAGCGATGAGTATGAAGAGGGTATTTGCACGGCTAAATTTACAACTCATCGTGGCAAACGCAGTGCGATAGTCAAAGAGAAGTCAAAATTTTGCGATATGGTCATAGCTGCCGTGCCTATTGATGGACGTATAACAGGCACTTTTGAAGCAGCTGTAATAAAAAGTGGCAAAAATGTCATCGCTATACCAAGAAATTTGAAGGAATTTAGTGCCGATAACATACTTGTAAGCTGGACTGATACATCTCAAAGCTCACGTGCATTAACTAGTTCGATTGGTCTTTTAAAAAGAGCTAAAAAGGTGCATTGTATAACATCTCGTGTGAGCTTAGGTGACGATACAGAGAGAAATCTTCAAGAGCTTGAAGAGTATTTTAAGCTTCACGATATAAAGGCGACTTTCGATGTTATTGATACTACATCGATACCAGGAGAGGCATTACTAAAAGCAGCCAAAGAAAATAAATCAGACCTTATAGTGGCTGGAAGACATGGCGAAAATGGATTAATTGAGATGGTACTAGGTGGCACTTCTAGATTTTTTCTAGCTCACACAGATATACCTGTATTTATGTAAAAATTTGCGTCTAGTTATGACTGGACGCATCTACTTTTATATTTAAAACCACATACGATTTTAATTTAATACATAAAATAGCAATAAAGGTAATGAAGTTTATTATACAAAATAGCTTTCAAATTTTAATGCTTGTAATAGTGGTTAAAAGTTTATAAGATACTGCTTTGCCTGATGTTTTAAGAAATTTCATAGATTCTTTTTTGATAAAAGTAAATTTAAAAAGTAGCAATGATGAAAAAATTGTTTTTTTAACTTTCGCTCTTGTAGCATTCGCATTTGGTGCTGATGATGTAGTGTTGCTTCAAAGGCATATCAGTAGTATAGTTGATTGAAAGATGAGTATAATTTAAATTATAAATAAGAGATAAAAAAATGGTGCGACCCACGAGACTTGAACTCGCACACCGTAACGGCACTACCACCTCAAAGTAGCGTGTCTACCATTCCACCAAGGTCGCATAATGTATCTGCCCCCAAAAAAAGGGGGCGAGATATCAACCAAGCATTGGGTTTGCGTATAAAACAATAAGTGTTATAACTAATGCGTAGATAACCTGTGCTTCGATCATCGCAAGTGCGATAAACATCGTAGTCATAAGTTTACTGCCTACACCTGGGTTTCTAGCTGTTCCGCTGATAGTAGCCGCTGCTGTATTACCCATACCGATAGCACCACCAAGGGCTGCTAGACCTAGACCTATACCAGCTGCGATAAGCGAATAAGACTTTACCATCTCGCCATCAGCACCAAATGCGAATGCTACAAGAGCGAAAGTTAAAAAAACGATTTTTTTCATCGTTACTCCTTTTTAAATTTAAAGCCCTTTCGGATCTGTCCCCTACTCAAAACTTTATAAGAGCGTATAATACAAAAAAATAGCTTAAATTTTAATTTTTTAGAGTCTAGAAATTTTATGTTTCGTTTTTTCCATATTAATTTGATATTTTATGTCAATACTTTGTATTTCTTAGAAAAATAAAAGTTTTTTTATGATAAGCTCAAAAAATTATTTATATTATATTAAAATTTAAGGCCACTATGTTAAACGAAAAATTCTCTAAAATTGGCTTTGTCTTAGCTATGGCAGGCTCTGCTGTTGGGCTTGGTAATGCTTGGAAATTTCCAACCATGGTTGGAAATAATGGCGGTTCGGCATTTATTCTGCTTTATCTATTACTTACGTTTGGTGTGGCATTTATTGCATTTTTAGCTGAGCTTAGTATAGGAAAGCTTGGCGAAACTGATGTTGTAAGCTCTATACACAAACTCGCACCAAGGCATAAAAATGCTTGGTCGTTGGCTGGTTTTTTTATGGTTACGGCAGTACTCATCGCTTCATTTTATATGGTGGTTATTGGTTGGATATTAAGGTATATTGTATCTAGTTTTTCAGCTTTACCACAGAGTAGTAAAGACGCTGCTGAAGAGTTTGGAAATTTATTAAGCAGTGAT
This portion of the Campylobacter anatolicus genome encodes:
- a CDS encoding universal stress protein, which gives rise to MKYKKILFPIGAGDDIEPRIYGALKVAKWLKTHIEVMAFQLDPSIVYNMKMTLRGGVLFEEFLKSAKSELEEESKQNENLFKKICADLDIKISDEYEEGICTAKFTTHRGKRSAIVKEKSKFCDMVIAAVPIDGRITGTFEAAVIKSGKNVIAIPRNLKEFSADNILVSWTDTSQSSRALTSSIGLLKRAKKVHCITSRVSLGDDTERNLQELEEYFKLHDIKATFDVIDTTSIPGEALLKAAKENKSDLIVAGRHGENGLIEMVLGGTSRFFLAHTDIPVFM
- a CDS encoding F0F1 ATP synthase subunit C; amino-acid sequence: MKKIVFLTFALVAFAFGADGEMVKSYSLIAAGIGLGLAALGGAIGMGNTAAATISGTARNPGVGSKLMTTMFIALAMIEAQVIYALVITLIVLYANPMLG